The genomic stretch GTTCTGAATGCTCAAAGAACTTATAATGGAGTAAGAAAAGACTATTACCAGGCTCTTGCTGATAATGCAACAGCTTTGATCGAGCTTGAACGCAGAGCCGGAATCTGGGATATTAATTTTTAAAAAGAATGGAAGCGGGAAGATGGAAGTTTATCCTGTTGGAAAAAATTAAAATTCCAATGGATTAACCTTTTTAAAATTGGGGATATTTTCTAACAAAAATGCTAAAAATCAGTTATACTACAAGTATTTCTTACTTCCCATCTCTAGCTGCCTTCATCAATATAAACCAAATGACATTAGCTTTCCTCATTCAAAAAGCCCTGAGATCTATATGATCCTGGGCTTTTGTAATATTTTAAAATTCAAAGATATTTACTCGAAAAGCAGAAAGAAGTCACAAATACAATAGTACTTCCTACTTTCCTCCCCCGGTTGCCAGCTTTTTCTCTATCATTTTTTATACTGAGATTCGTAAATTCCAATCCAATCTTCTACAGTCATTTTTTGGCTTAATTCGGCAATTAATTCAAAAGGAATATCTTCCGTCTTTTTGAAGCGGACACAGGATTTTCCCATATCCAGCTTTTTCCTGGAATATTTAGGATATTCGGACACAAACCACTCCAACAGCTCCGGCCTGGAATACAGTCCCATGTGATATAATGCGATAAAATTCTTTTGTGAAGCCAGATTAATAAAAGGTAAAGGAGTTCCGGGT from Chryseobacterium indologenes encodes the following:
- a CDS encoding DUF1801 domain-containing protein is translated as MQIISNSLEDYLSKIPEERQVPFKKLFDVINDNLPKGFEEATNYGMLGWVVPLKTYPAGYHCAPGTPLPFINLASQKNFIALYHMGLYSRPELLEWFVSEYPKYSRKKLDMGKSCVRFKKTEDIPFELIAELSQKMTVEDWIGIYESQYKK